The Rhizophagus irregularis chromosome 31, complete sequence genome includes the window TCctctttgattttttcttttttttcgtattaCACCGACAgtacataaatatttacatttaaattttttatgattgtaatggttttttttttctttcatgcttataataattaataggcgttctttttttttgtgctaTGCACACAATTATATTATAGGTCACTCGTTTATCGTTGATGGTTACAAAATTAAACACcgcataaaataaaataataccatttttttttcgattgtACTTTTTACAACAACGAAAGTTTGTTGTTAGCTTGTAAACAAAAGTAAATACTTATTTATCCTGattcaaaaaagaaaggtGATTTAAATTATCACGTGATGCTGATTTCCCAAAATTACTGGCAcgtgatcaaaaaaaatttacagatcatttccaaaaatagatgataaaaatttcatattctttttttcaaatgaaacagtaaaaagtttttaaaatcctATACGcattttttgctttttctgcaagtttacttagagaaaaaaatgaagattttgaataccaatttcttaataaagttaataaagtcaacttttacaaaattcaataTAGAAGTTAAAAATGGAATTCATAACCTCCTCTTTTAACCATAATCAAACttgaaaagaaggaaaaaatcATTCCCTATATAACTGATAagcaataatttaatagttattgtcatgtaaaaaaaaccaaattttcGATAAATTTCTCTAGCCATTTTTAGTTATTATCGGCAAAAAGATCACGTGCCAATAATTTTTTGGTGGTTACGCTGGAGAAGTTATGcgccaataaaaatttatttaaatttccgGATTGTATAATTCAGGCCCTTATATAAGTGTCTGCTCATCGGGCCATTTCTAGTGTCTAATAAATAATGGTTTATTTAGTACTAATATGATAATAAGACCTGAATTATTATCAGTGCTACGTGATAGAAACGGGCTTATACAGATGGAAATCTTGTTATGAAGAACCACTAAGTTCAATGGATTTACAGTACAGCAGTATATCGCGAAGGATGTTAACTATAAAGGTgcgatataaaattattatgttcGTTATATTACCTCTACTGGAAAGATTATCAAACGAATTTTAAGTGGTTCATATTATAACTCTAACCCCGCAAATATACCAAATATACCAAgtatataaagtaatttaaattgttttgataatagtataatataattctctCAGAGTGTCCGCTGATCAGCTCAGCTGATAAATCGACATAATATGAGAAAAAGAAATCTGTTATGGTcttattaattagtttaatttgCGTAAAGGATTTACGGATTTACGTATACAGTACATAGTCTTTTAAATTATGTTCATCTCAAATCTTCATTTGgactattaaaagaaaatatttattaaattcatattaattttatttattatttatgtgcTTAATTATCATcacaatcaaaattttttttttgtgataaaaaaaaatgatttaattaacaaaatcagttttttacaataaaataattaaaatatcatattgTGATTTACTATATTTGTTTGGTCATTTTGAAGATGGCAACGTGGTGAAGTGCATAAATCCTATAATTTCGATATATTTGACAAAACcaatgttttaattatatcgataatacaattttttttatcaaaaatcaaaaaattatatttagattgtaaaattactaataaataaatctatcgAAATTCATAAGATGATCTTCTGCGCACTTGGTGCTGGCCGAGACTAATTTAATGCTGGCCAACGTTAGGATGATATTGGCTTATTTgcgaataaataaatatggctgattttataaaaatccgACTTCGTTATTGTAAAATCGcgaaatttataacaaaattgatatattgtaataaaattaattataagttgattgcatttaagaaaaattcggtATGAACCAAAATCGGTTTATCCGAATCGTTATATCAAGTTCTGgttgtattttaaattaccatatcctaaaaataaaaaaggtgCAACTTTTTATCCTATTAGTAGGTTTTTCAGCGGGGTTGATATGACGTGACTGACGTGTGCTCTAATTTATTAGAGAGTCGATTATGTAGTAGTGTCTCAAACATAGGTAGATTTATATAGGAACTAGATAGTTTATTAGACACTAGACAGAAACATTATTGTATAACTTAATGCAGTGTTGGCATTTGGCCGGCCAAACTGGCCAAAAAATTCTTGCCCGCGGTCAAATGCCAACATTGACTGTCTTAATGTATTGTTATTTAcgtaaatatttgtttttaaataaagtttgcAATATTAActgcaaaaaatatttagaaccaacaattatatttgattaatatgAATGCATTCAATTGTCATAACGGAAAACAATGAGAGTATTGCTAATTATCCCATCGGTATTATGTATACACCGatggatttttttgtaaattattccaccggtataaaaaaagtataaaaagtataaaattcatcGGTGTATACGCCATACACAATGAGATAAACCTGTTATTCCATGGGTATCTAATAAATACTCCATATACACCGATGCTTCCCTCCCTTCGAGGGAGTTCCAAGGCATCGGTGAATATTTCAGTTATTCATTGATACCCATGGAATAACAAGTATATATCACCGCTGGTGGTTGTCACCTTACCAGATTTAGGGTAGAATTTTGGGCAGAATTAAAAGTGTCATGAAACTCTGCCcgttaatattttctaatgcTGGTGCGGTGAGAATCACTTACGGTGAGATTTAGCAATGCCCAAACAATAATAGacaataatatgtaataatatctctaaaaacatatttaattaacctatttttgaacaataaatatttatacgtttcagataaaatataattggtGAGAACTTATATAAACAGTTCTTTTTTCCCTCATCGATCacatcaataaaataaaaaaataatctacgtattcaataaatattatcatataaaatgaAACTCTTAAACATCCTCCTTATCTTTTCACTCtatttatttgcattattCTATAATACTCAATCATCTCCAACTTATCTTGGTATTAGTAAGATTTCGAAACGTACTAACGCTAATGTTGTCAACGATCTTGGTATTAATCCTGATCCTAAAAATGGTGGCATCTCTAAAATTTTCGATTCAAAAACATTAATTGATCCTAATAAAGTTCACGAACTTTCCGTGAAACCTTGAAGTATTTTTTAgaagttaaagaaatttcgttagtgaaaaaaaaaggaatgtttataaatgtttataaatttttgtaaccatttttttaaaaaaataaattaaaccaaatttatttcaaaatttgttCCATAAACATGACTTTAACCCATGATAATCCTTTAAGCTGATTTGTTAATATTCGTTATTGTAAACTGTAAagaatgtataaaatttcatttagttATATGTGGAGATACAGGTTCACATTGTAAGATTTAGCGTAAAGAATAAAACAAGTATTCATACGATATATTTTTCCGTATTTATTGATTCCACTTGATCAAATATTTTCgttttaattacataaatcATAAAACGTAactaattagaaatatttagaatattcgtgatttttcaaattaatcgAAGAAAGCAGAAAGCTTAATTAAATCGCCACACCCGCTTTAAGGTAAAAGATTAAACTATTTGTGggtaaaatcaatttatagccttattttctttataaagaCGACAAAGaatataattcttaaaatggttgttattttttaaattattgtaaatataagaCGTGAAagaagtttaataaattacgtgtctaaaattataattaaattaacatcgaagttatccaataaaaaaaaaaggacaaatATGACTTAATTTGACACTCCTCCAGTCCTCATACATTTAAACTAaccaaatattatatacaatcTCGGATATCAAATAGCCATTGCTAATCTAACCTAAGTAAGGTAATGAGGATCCGGCATTACTAAAGCCGAGTTATCCGACATTAATTTTTCTAGCCCTATTCGTAATCAACATACGTATACAGTATacgaatttaaatttaataatcgtcttgaatttctaaaaaaaaataattgcatttagtcgtaatttttattacgaGTATCATTGCATTGTGTACGTCATatcattattcaaaattttccgtaaaattcgtaaaattgtaatttgtaataattcgTAAGCAATTAAACAATTGATAACGTACTCTACGATTTattatagtgaaaaaaaagtatatatagagaacgaaattattttctcaaaaaaatcaaaaaaaaaaatacaaaaaacttttctttaaaaaataattcttttataaatatctcTTGTGATTCATACCTTttaaaaaccttttttaacaaaatgacAAGCATTAAAGTAGCTTACCAATCAACAGTTCGTCGTTTTCCCATTCCTAATAACATAACTTGGTTAGATCTTGAATCCAAAATTCaagaattattttctttaccatctacttcaaaattttctctttcttATACCGATGATGAAGGGGATGTTATCATTTTATCTACTGATTTAGAACTTCAAGAATTATTATCATCCAATTCTATGTTGAAATTTGTTCTTGTTCCTGATGAACAACAACCTCTTGTAGCTAATACTTTCTCAAGTAATACTTCAGAAAATGAGTTTATTACtgttgaaaaagaaaaacctATTCCTGACAACGTTTCAGAAAAAATGGATATAAATGATGCGGCTGACGAACCTTCTTTTAAACCTACAATTCCTTCAATTTCAAAAGGAAAACAGAAAGAAGAATCACCTGCTGAATCCTCAACGAGTAAACATCAACAGGAAGAAAATCAACCTTCttcagataataataataatgaacaaCGAGCTCCATTTATTGAATTAGCCGAACAATTTCAAGAATTAATTGATCAATTTAAAGATGTTTTCTCAAAAAATCCTCAATTAACTGACCAAGCTAATAATGTTATGGATCAAATTTTACGAAATGTTCCAGTAGATATTAATCAATGGGCTCAATGGTTAAACACTTTCCGACCTGAAGGGGATGATCAAACAACAAATGCTCAAAGAGATGAATCTAATAATTCTCAACATCAACATAATAATCAACAAGGTGGATTCCCTTCATTCTTTCCACCTCCtcattctttattatcaaatccttatattcaaagaatttttcaaGATATTAATGCTAACTATCCAGGAGGATTCggtaattttgaaaattttgcaaGACCTACAGGATTTAACGGACCATGGAATTTCAATGGTGGCTGTCCATATCGACAACAACAGCGAGAAGAATTGAGTcaagaagaattaaaagaaaagattaatttACTTCATTCAATGGGATTTTGGGAGGATGATGtaaaaaatgaagaattattaaagagATATAATGGTAATATTGAAAGagtaattgaaattttaattagagaACAAACTGAAagagtaaataataatttttataattccatGGAAAATGTTGTTGTTAGTCAATAACAAAgttacatttattacatttttatttttattttatttatcatttatttattttttgcatgtaagagtttattttatatatatatatgaataaatttaataaaatttcgcattttaaatttaaaatgagaACGggaaaactttaaattttattatattaaaacatattaattatagtattaaaaaaaattcattaggTCGTTActattcttaaattaaattatcttttgaAAATTACAAGAAATCAATCCTTGtatcatcaaataaaaaattattaaaaagcggataaataaacattaaaaatgaacaaaattcatcaagatttaaaaaattcatttaggAATTTTACCATCCTCAAAATTAATACCACATTTTACAGCAACAAACGTTCTAAGCTGATCCAATTTAGCTTGATCAATACCGAATGATGCCAAAATTTGTCGAGCAAGATCACTTTCTTTCGCAGTTATAAAATTAAGGAAAGTGTTGACTATAGCCTTGTTACATTTGGTACAAACTGCGGAGGGATCAGAAACTGCAACTGCATCGAGAAGTTTATCACCAGTAACTTTAATTGGCGATGGTGGTAATTTTATGACCGTAAGTATGCTTTCATCCCAGCAGAAAGCTTTATCAAATTGGAAGCACATGATATCATGAATTGGAGAATAAAATACGGCAGCATCAAATACCATTACAATAAATTGATTCTTTTTATCTAAATCTTCTTTGCATCCatcttgaataattttaatagcaCCCGCAACATCTGGATCACTACACTTAGGAACGGGACAAAATGCTGTTGAAAAAGCTTGTAACGGTGTCTCAAGAGGAGGAAAATTCTTAACTGGATCggctataaaattttttataatggaGGGATCGGTTACAAGTGGTAAAAGAGGTACTAATGATGCTATCGGTATACACTTAAGAAATTTTGGATCAGTGACAAGACCAAGTAGAGCAGATTGACATTTTTGCGAGAGATCTCCTAAAACGCCACCAGGAACATCAGCAAGAATTTGTTCAATTTGAGGTAAACCTTTTGAAGTCGAATGTGCAGTCACATTAGATGGTGTAGGAGGACTTTGTGGAAGAGCCAATCCTAAGCTCGCTGCAGCAAGGAAGGTTGTAATAAAGAGTGTTACTTTCATTTTATGAAAACGGAAAAGggaatgttaaattttttttcttttatcaaaaaaaaaatatctgcTATCAAACGAGCTGtaggaaaattattattttttttttgatgttttttgTTCACAGGaagttttaattttcaagAAACTTTTCGTGACgcttatttataaagtttcgTGTTATTGACGTTGATCCATAGCTCTAAGAATTCATTCACATGAAACAATTTTAGAAAGAACGTGAAAATCTGTCACTTACTTCATATGATTAAATCGCGCTGATTTATTGGATGTGTTGTTGATCTGATTGTCTATATTATACTGAAAATGggttctaattaaaaaattaaggaaCTTATCTTCCtgtgattttgattttttttttcgcctCATATTTCCGATAATGAAATTTCACAAGGGagaggattttttttaattataagcCAAAGAGTAAAATTTGAATACATCTGAGTGTCGTCATGattatgattaattaatataaacaataaaaaaattttggaatgcCCATCCTCATAGCGAAATTACAAGTTTAACTCTTAAACAGATAATACTGATAGATTGTTTGTCTATACGTAAATCGTTCCGATGATAGATTTAAATTTCTGGTATAACGGAGTGTTTATTTAGAATTATGTTAAGGTTAAAAtgattcatttcttttataacacaattaaattttgtccgagtataaaaataaaaaacacataatgtacattttaatttatttcgtAGATGAATTACTTCTACGTTTCATGTTTCAAAACACCATATGGTTACCATATATTAAAGAATGTATAATACCCCATGTTAATCTccaaaattaagttaaatCAGCACTGCGGTAAGGAAAAAACAACCGTGTATTcctatttatagtaatttaccTATAAGGTATTCCGGGGTACTTTGAACGTGGTATACggtatatattgaaatttgataaaccagatccaaaataataaaatcacatgaagaattaataatattttcatactAAAAGTAACCTAAGTGAAAGAAATAGATTAGAACTTAACGGTATATCGAACTTTCTCTGCGTACATCAATCCTTACATAATGCTACTTTTATTTTCATACTAATTTATCCGGTTGGCCGGTTTAtcaaatcttttttctttttccactattaaaaaattttttattcaaaaaaaaaaaatgaataattaataatattttttaatgacgTAGGACAAGACAAATTTGATTAGTAATTTTAAAGTGCTTATATTCGATAAAATAgcatagaaataaaattaattaataattaccagGGAAGacagtattttaaaattgaaaatctGTTGAACATATTCATTCTAGTGGTATGTTATTTTGTTCCTAGCATCgtaaaaaaatctttgttccgtataaaatataaaattcttttgttaGATAGATAATCATGATGTTCAAATAATGATCCATTCGTTAGAATATGCGTTTGAAAACCGCCTATTCTGAAATATAGCATGGCAATCAGTTATTATGCATATGTCAAATGATTCAAACCAAATAATACGATATCATGATATTAAAGTGATCCGTTGCCACGGGGAATTAATTTAGTGAAGTACAATACACTAAATTCtcctaataataaataggCAAAAAgcgaattaattaattataagggGTAAAACTCAATTTCCCGAATGACATTTTCCCGAATGCATTATTTCCCGAAGTCATTTTTTCGATTACCCATTTTCCCGAACTGGATATACATTCCCCTAACATTAATACCCCGACTGAACATTTTAttggatttaataaatgatgtGTAGATATAATCCATTTCATTTTGGCTTGGTATTTCCATTTTGGCTTGGTCATGTGGTGCATAAAAATGATTGACTACCAAGAGAtcatttaattacaaatatttaattacaaatttaaaataaaataatatcaactaacaaaagttttaaataaataaatataaaaatacgagaaccataaaaaaatcacatgatctaCTAAGCAAATGAAATTTCTCGATCACGTTGATTTGGCCAGCATTACGACGCTATGCACTAGAGGGACGTGACGCCCAGGAAGAATTAAATCGTGATCACGTGATCgagaaaattgaaaatggcattaaaaaaaaaggtagaCAACTAGCTAGTGTTAGTGCATACAGCAAATATTGTACATAACTTgacaaatatcaataaaattcttgacgtaataattcattaatccttgttattatttattgccatgtatattatgtaaatcaaaaaaaaatataatttagatatGCATTCAGGAAATGAGCATTTAGTAGAAAAATGATTTCAGAAATGGTACATTGGGAAAATGGCATTCGGGAAAAAGTCCGACAAGGAATACGAAGTTAACAACTCATACAAAATCATCTATTTGatgactttatttattaatttttttgaactataaaaacactttttttcaaaagtattttcattacatttagatttattttatatatacatatataaattacaatcAATCATAATCAGTtttataaactatataatttaCACGTAAAGTAATCTTGAGCATTTAGCTTAAGCCAAGAGAAGTGAAAATATTGAcgtaataatcaaaattatttaataattgaaattagaCACGTTAAATTCCAtttgaaagaataaaaattccTCAAATTCAATTCCACATTTTATAGCAATACTCGATTTAATCTTGTTTAATATATcatcattaatttctaaacttttcaaaatttgtaGTGCAAGATCATTGTTATttatgaaagtaaaa containing:
- a CDS encoding uncharacterized protein (SECRETED:cutsite_TQS-SP; SECRETED:prob_0.8358); SECRETED:SignalP(1-23), producing MKLLNILLIFSLYLFALFYNTQSSPTYLGISKISKRTNANVVNDLGINPDPKNGGISKIFDSKTLIDPNKVHELSVKP
- a CDS encoding uncharacterized protein (SECRETED:cutsite_GLA-LP; SECRETED:prob_0.5996); SECRETED:SignalP(1-19), whose protein sequence is MKVTLFITTFLAAASLGLALPQSPPTPSNVTAHSTSKGLPQIEQILADVPGGVLGDLSQKCQSALLGLVTDPKFLKCIPIASLVPLLPLVTDPSIIKNFIADPVKNFPPLETPLQAFSTAFCPVPKCSDPDVAGAIKIIQDGCKEDLDKKNQFIVMVFDAAVFYSPIHDIMCFQFDKAFCWDESILTVIKLPPSPIKVTGDKLLDAVAVSDPSAVCTKCNKAIVNTFLNFITAKESDLARQILASFGIDQAKLDQLRTFVAVKCGINFEDGKIPK